Genomic segment of Candidatus Omnitrophota bacterium:
CGCGATAACAGGACAATGGACAGGTCACGGCCGCCGACCTCTTTCCAATTCTTGATCTTGCCGGCAAAAATATCCGCCAGCTGGTCAATGGTCAATTGGCTGACCGGATTGGCGGGGTTGACAACCACGGCCAAACCGTCCAGCCCGACGATAAACTCGGTGGGCGTGATGCCTTTGGCCTTGGCCTGGTTGATCTCTTCTTTCTTAATGGAGCGTGAGGACTCCGCGATATCGCAGGTGCCGCTCAAAAGCGCCGCGATCCCCGTGCCTGACCCGCCGCCGGTCACCGCCACGAACGCGTCAGGATGTTTGCCCATGTACGCCTCGGCCCACGCCTGGCCGAGATTGACCATGGTGTCCGAACCCTTGATCTGTATGGAATTCCCCGTGGCCAGGCCTGATGAAGCGCCTAAAACGCTCAAGATCACAACAATGAACCATTGAAATTTCCGCATGTCATCTCCCGTGAATTGTTAATAACACTGTTCCGGTTAAAACGCATATTGCGCGGCCGTAATGATCTGATTGTCATCAGCACCGCCATGGACCGTTTTATGCACATAATTCAATTGCAATTTCGTTGTTGGTTTGATCAAAAAATAATTCAAACCAACCGTGGTATCAAATTCCTGGTTCCCCGAGGCCCTTTCGTTCGCATTAAACCCCTCATATCTGGTCACCCATTGCCATTGAGGAGTGATGAAATATCCTAACTGGGTATACCAGCCATTGGATGGCACTGCGCCATCTTGCGCTCTCATCAATTCACTTTTGAGCGAGAATTTGTCATATTCAAATCTCGCCTCTGCCCCGATACGCTTTTTAACAGGAGAGGTAACGTGGGAAGGCCGTTGATAAAATGAAGACCCCACCTGCAGGCCTTTCCAAAAAGAATGGTCGGCAAACGGTTTTAAAACAAACCGTCCGGCAATGTCTTTGTGGTCATTGGTATCGCTTTTGTTCGGGCCTTCCCCGTTAAAAACCCCAAGTTGGTAATCGGCATATTTCCAGGTCCCCAGGGCCATGGCGCCGATATCACGTTTGTCTCCGTAAGTCCGTCCAATAAAAGAACGTTCCGCGGTATCGATCTTGGGTGATGGCCGAAAACCTTCTTCAGTCACGGGTATTTTATATTGGCCAAGCTGAATGGTGTGATGGGGAATTCCATCGTAACCGACATAAGCATCCTTTAAAATACTGCGGGTCGTGTTATCTTCTTGAACAAGACTGGGGTCTGTCACAAGTTTCCATTTCAGGTGATCGGCCAGATTCCCTCCAAAGCCCAACTCCATGCGGCGATGACGGAAATTATCATGGG
This window contains:
- a CDS encoding phosphate ABC transporter substrate-binding protein; this translates as MRKFQWFIVVILSVLGASSGLATGNSIQIKGSDTMVNLGQAWAEAYMGKHPDAFVAVTGGGSGTGIAALLSGTCDIAESSRSIKKEEINQAKAKGITPTEFIVGLDGLAVVVNPANPVSQLTIDQLADIFAGKIKNWKEVGGRDLSIVLLSREVNSGTHVYFKEHVLRKGDAKSTVEFAPEALLMSSSQAIADEISQNTGAIGYYGMGYVNQTQKAVAVAKDNAGPYYTPTLDNVVSGQYYISRPLIFYTNGQPQGALKDIIDFVFSPEGQQIVKDTDFVPVK
- a CDS encoding porin; protein product: MKIKIIFLLAVTLGTGPLVWAQSTDPVLSNEELSQQVRELQKQLRDMQQVVQKQNEIIEKLSSKPAEAPPSIQQFTEVKEQPSFLRVGKGNVDLSLVVQEWYVIDDHAHDNFRHRRMELGFGGNLADHLKWKLVTDPSLVQEDNTTRSILKDAYVGYDGIPHHTIQLGQYKIPVTEEGFRPSPKIDTAERSFIGRTYGDKRDIGAMALGTWKYADYQLGVFNGEGPNKSDTNDHKDIAGRFVLKPFADHSFWKGLQVGSSFYQRPSHVTSPVKKRIGAEARFEYDKFSLKSELMRAQDGAVPSNGWYTQLGYFITPQWQWVTRYEGFNANERASGNQEFDTTVGLNYFLIKPTTKLQLNYVHKTVHGGADDNQIITAAQYAF